The genomic DNA AACCTTCATAAACTACGCTTTCTAACTGTTGACCGTCTAGCTCGCCAGCGCCTCTGTGTATCGCTTTATTCACGGTATCACGGGTCATATCATGAGACAGGGCTTTATCGATCGCCGTTCGAAGGCAGGGGTTGGCATCCAGATCGGAGCCCCCTTCGCGCGCAGCAACGGTCCCCCCCGAATAAACTTGGTAAATATTTTGCTGCGCTTAGCATCTTGAGCGGCCTAGCGATATTTAATATCACACTACATGTCATATCCAGCCATTTATTCCCCAAAAGCTGCTTAACCGAGGCAAATAGTAAACCTTAAGCAGCGGCTATTCCAAATTTAACATTCTAAGAAAGGCGTTGTTTCCTAAATCAGATTGAACTAACTCAGCAGTCGCGGATCTGATCTGTATCTATATCTGTCGGGTCACCAAACATGGGTAAAGCGAAAGGCAACATCACCAACTGGAAGCTGTACAACAGTGCACTGAAGCAACGCGGCTCATTGACCTTCTGGATGGATGAGAAAGCCATAGAACTATGGAATAACACTGAGCGCAGTGGTCGTCGAGGGCGCAGCCATACTTACAGTGACACCGCTATCGCAACTGCGCTGATGATTAAAGGCGTATTCAAGTTACCACTGCGTGCTCTTGAAGGCTTCATCAACTCATTGTTTCGCCTGCTCAAGGTCGACTTAAAATCTCCCGATTACAGTTGTATAAGCAAGCGAGCAAAGACTGTTGAAGTCAACTATCGCCTACCTAGCCAAGGTCAAGCGGCTCACCTCGTTATCGATGCTACAGGTCTTAAGGTGTTTGGCGAAGGAGAGTGGAAGGTGCGTAAACACGGCGCTGAAAAGCGTCGAGTCTGGCGAAAACTGCATATGGCAGTAGATGCCCAGAGCCATCAGATAGTGAGTGCTGAGGTCTCGATGGACTGGGTTCACGATAGTGAAGTGTTACCCACCTTGTTGAGACCGCTGCGGCGCAAAGTGAAAGCAGTAAGCGCTGATGGTGCCTATGACACACGGCAGAGCTATCAAGAAGTACAACGTAAGAAGGCTGTTGCACTAATCCCTCCACGCAAGAATGCAGGTATGTGGGAAGCGGGTCACCCACGGAACGTTGCAGTAAAAGCCTTGAAGCAAGGTGAGTTGGAAAACTGGAAACGGGACAATGCTTACCATCTTCGTTCACTATCGGAGACGGCGATGTATCGTTTCAAACAACTGCTTAGCGACAAGTTGAGTCTACGTTGTTACAACGCCCAAGTCGGCGAAATCATGGCCGGAGTGTGCGCGTTGAACAAAATGAGCAGGCTAGGTATGCCTGCTCGTCAGCTAGCTGAATAAAGAGGAAAACGCCTTGAGGTTACTGCGTTCGTTGCACTGAATTGATCAACAAGGCCTCTAAGAAAGCTAAGCCCACCGACAATAAAGAGCTCTTAAGATAAACTAAGCAGCCCCATACTTCACCGCCCAAAAGCATAAAAATACATTTGTAATATATAAATATATTGAAGCAATAGGATAAAACCGCCGCCTAGTTATTGATATAAATAACAAAAATAAAACAAAACAGATGCGCAGTGATGGATATTTAAACAAATAAAAACAATTTAAACTCACACTTAACTTATTGAAAAAATTAGCCTATATTTAGTTAATCAAAGGCATATAAGCTATTTATTATTTAGCATGGAAGGCTATGAACTTAACCGTTAAGCGCACAACCTCGGCTTTATGTTTGTGGAAGTGCTTAGTCTTAAGTCTATCTATATTTATTCACACCATATCCTTTAGCATGCCAGCTCATGCCAAGGTTTGGGTGGTTAGCCACGCCAAACAATCTGCCCAGCTCAATATCAACACTATACGTTCTATTTTCTCTCTTCGGCAAAAACATTGGCCAGATGGGCAAATGATAGAATTGGTAGTAATGGATAACAATGCACCACTGCATAAGCAATTTTGCCTAGATACCCTAAATCTATTTCCTTATCAACTCAGTAGAATTTGGGAGCGGCAGATATACACCGGCACAGCTGTCGCGCCAACTGTGGTTAGTTCAGAACAAGCGATGCTTGAAAGTATAAAAAACAACCCCAACGCAATTGGATATGCTAGCCAAGAGGTCAATAATGAAGCTCTTCATTCTTTTGTTGTTAACTAGTTTAAGCGCAGCATTATATGTAGGTCCTAGCCAAGCAAAAGGCTCTTGGGGAGGCTTTGTGTCCGCCAGCTATATCGATGTTAGCGCCAATAATTATTATGGCTACAACTCTGGAGATAGCGGCCCTCTATATGAAGCGGGTCTGCGCGGTTTTTGGCAACTCAACCCTAGTTGGTCCTTATCAGGTTTGATTATTGGTAGGGATAATGGAGACTGGTTCGAAAGCGGCTTGGAGCTAGATTACCTAAGCCTAAACTACCAAATCGCGGTTCATCAAGACTGGGAACTAAGTATTAAACTAGGCCGATTTAAATTAGCCAACGGCATTTACGGGGCCACTCAAGATGTGCCCTTCACTCGACCCAGTATCGTATTGCCGCTGTCAATCTATCCGCATATCCTCAAAGAGCAGAGCCTAAGAGCTGATGGTATACGTATTGATTTAGACCACTTTACAACCAATGGCCAGCAATACAGTTTTGCGGCATCCATCGGCAAAGAAAAATTCGATGAAAGCTTTACTCGGCGGTTTTTAGGTCAAGACCAAAATGGCAAATTTGAAAGCAAGTGGAACACCTCTTTGCACTTTGCGGCACGCCCTAATTCAGATTGGTACGCGGCACTAGAATATCGGC from Agarivorans gilvus includes the following:
- a CDS encoding IS5 family transposase, with translation MGKAKGNITNWKLYNSALKQRGSLTFWMDEKAIELWNNTERSGRRGRSHTYSDTAIATALMIKGVFKLPLRALEGFINSLFRLLKVDLKSPDYSCISKRAKTVEVNYRLPSQGQAAHLVIDATGLKVFGEGEWKVRKHGAEKRRVWRKLHMAVDAQSHQIVSAEVSMDWVHDSEVLPTLLRPLRRKVKAVSADGAYDTRQSYQEVQRKKAVALIPPRKNAGMWEAGHPRNVAVKALKQGELENWKRDNAYHLRSLSETAMYRFKQLLSDKLSLRCYNAQVGEIMAGVCALNKMSRLGMPARQLAE